The following proteins come from a genomic window of Nitrosopumilaceae archaeon AB1(1):
- the pstS gene encoding phosphate ABC transporter substrate-binding protein PstS: MSLFVLIPSVYADAIPVPDVSKKFSLVGAGATFPFPLIDLWRVEYNKEFQNVNLNYQSIGSGGGIKQHIEKTVNFAATDVPLKESESALAPNTLHIPETIGGVVLSYNIPDIPTSGLRLTGEIISGIYLGQIERWNDPQIIDINPDLSLPDRQIIPVRRSDGSGTTFVLTDYLSKQSSEFQEQIGVGKSVSWQEGVAAAGNEGVAGIILSTPSSIGYVELAYAYQTDMTFAYIENADGTNFVKPSIESVADASVGTVSALPAAHESWDEISIVNSAGSNAYPIASFSYLLLYEDLAQVTDSVLEARALVHMINWMINDGQRYSETLQYVPIPSEITKLGKAGLDRITYNGEFLFSDAASNMTETSPSNGGCLVATATFGTEMSLQVQFLREIRDDTLMSSIPGSSFMTNFNKIYYSVSPVIADVQRTNPVINDMFGVLLYPGLNLLHLMQYADSDHTILGLGMLVIILNILFYVGIPISSGVITHRLVSSRRLVVNSK, translated from the coding sequence ATGTCACTATTCGTTCTAATCCCCTCAGTTTATGCTGATGCCATTCCTGTCCCTGATGTATCTAAAAAATTCTCACTGGTAGGCGCCGGTGCAACATTTCCATTTCCTCTAATTGACCTGTGGCGTGTAGAGTACAACAAGGAGTTTCAAAATGTGAATTTAAATTATCAATCTATTGGGAGTGGTGGTGGAATTAAACAGCATATTGAAAAAACGGTAAACTTTGCAGCTACCGATGTTCCATTAAAGGAATCTGAAAGTGCGCTTGCTCCAAACACCCTACACATACCGGAGACTATCGGCGGAGTCGTACTATCTTATAATATTCCTGACATCCCTACTAGTGGTCTGAGACTTACCGGTGAGATAATATCTGGTATTTATCTTGGTCAAATAGAAAGATGGAATGATCCACAGATAATTGATATAAATCCTGATCTGTCTTTACCTGATAGACAAATTATTCCAGTTAGACGTTCAGATGGCTCTGGAACTACATTTGTTCTAACTGATTATCTGTCTAAACAAAGTTCAGAATTCCAAGAGCAGATTGGTGTGGGTAAGAGTGTATCTTGGCAAGAGGGTGTAGCGGCTGCAGGAAATGAAGGTGTTGCAGGAATCATTCTAAGTACTCCTAGTTCTATTGGGTATGTAGAACTTGCATATGCCTATCAAACAGATATGACATTTGCGTATATTGAGAATGCAGATGGTACTAACTTTGTAAAACCCTCAATAGAGTCAGTCGCTGATGCCTCTGTTGGCACAGTATCTGCACTTCCAGCAGCACACGAGTCTTGGGATGAAATCTCTATAGTAAATTCTGCCGGTTCTAACGCATACCCTATAGCTAGTTTTAGCTATCTTTTACTCTATGAGGATCTGGCTCAAGTAACAGACTCGGTCTTGGAGGCAAGAGCTCTGGTTCACATGATAAATTGGATGATTAATGATGGTCAGCGGTACTCTGAAACTCTACAATACGTACCAATCCCATCTGAAATAACCAAACTTGGCAAAGCAGGATTGGACAGAATAACTTACAATGGTGAATTTTTATTCAGTGACGCTGCTAGTAATATGACTGAAACTAGTCCATCTAATGGTGGGTGCCTAGTTGCTACAGCAACATTTGGCACTGAAATGTCTTTGCAGGTACAATTCTTACGTGAAATAAGAGATGACACATTGATGAGTAGCATACCTGGTAGTTCATTCATGACTAATTTTAATAAAATCTACTATTCTGTATCGCCTGTAATTGCAGATGTACAGCGCACAAATCCTGTCATTAATGATATGTTTGGTGTTTTGCTGTATCCGGGCTTGAATCTATTACACTTGATGCAATATGCTGATTCAGACCATACGATTCTTGGTCTTGGTATGCTAGTAATAATACTCAACATACTATTCTATGTAGGAATTCCTATATCATCAGGAGTAATTACTCACAGACTAGTTTCTAGTAGACGTCTTGTTGTAAATTCTAAATAA